The DNA region tatctgtgtttatatatatatatatatatatatatatatatatacatatattttaacCTCGTGTAATCGTTTAGCagtaatattatttttaataaatttgtCCTTTTCCTCttgtatattttctttCAATTCACTTTCaatatgttcatataatttaaacTTTCCCATCAAATcatatttatcttttttgAGTTGTTCAATTTgattttcatatttttttgttatcaTTAAAATTTCTTCATCTACTTCTTCTTCCAtttgtttaatatattgttctttttctttttgtaaattatcatatttcATTATACAATTTTGCAGATaatcttcttttttttgtactTGTTCATCTTTTTCTCTTTGCAATTCCTTTAGTTGTATTTGATGTTGTTCTTTAAGTTCCAAAATTTCTGTGGTcgaattttttttatataaatcaaatTCTTCTTGtacttttaaaaatttctcttcagatattttatttgttaaataaaattgaGAATTCAACTGATTTACAAAATAAGTATGTTTCTCTTCTAATTCATATAAAGATTCTTTGCATGtattttccattttttctttttcttttactaaacttttatttattttgattaaatttttaatttctaaatttttttctttttttaattttttcaattcatttttataaatagattctttatttttcatttctaAATCCATTTGATTTTTCAGattgttaatttttttttctagttctaaatattctttgttttttttttgtacataaaaaaaatcgattaatatttcttcattatctttttcttcttcatttagtgaataattaattttatttgataaatCGTATAgcaaaatattattttctaataatTTCATTTGTTCTTTCGATAAattaacatttttattattgtcatttttaaaagaatcATTGTTTAAATCTGATAAGCAAAGTTCTTTTGGGCTACTTAAATGATCATCAAGTTCACCaccattattattttgaatagtactattaaatatatcacagttgttattattattattattattacaatcatctgtattattcatatgaacatttttttttttattttctattttattaattctgtctatatcatcataatttaatatatccCTTTTTGTTTTCATATTATGCTCATATATCtcatttgtattattattatctgCATATACATTGATAGTATCATTTTGATCATGTTGGTTGTATATATGACCCTTCGAgtatatttgtttattcatatctatctgattatttttcatattttgtgaaaatataaaagcATTTTCAACCTTTTCAATCgaaaagatatatattgatCCATCCTTTGAACAACTAAAAAGTAATtccatatttatatcaaattttaaattaacACAAGTTAATATATGACATGGAATTTCTAAATATATTCCAGATAAAGGTAATGTATAAAATCTTATACGTGAAAAATATCCATTGTGATATGTAGCTATAagaaatttatttttatataacaaaattttatttattatatattcacaTTCTAATACACATTCCATTTTTGAATTACAAAATTGCTTAATAGTTTTGTCATCagatgatatatatatatttttaatcTCATTTGAAGTTAAATTATTTAAGCTGTTATATtcattatcatattttttttgtttcttatccaaattattacattctccattaaaattttttttattcatatcatCTAGGAATTCTAAATcaatacataaaaattttttttctttttgtaACACCTCAATCATTTTATTTccattattatataatgaatattcaaaaaaatatccATCTTGTCCtatagaaaatatagaGAAATCATTATTACTCCAAATTATATCagaaatataattaacatgagattttaatacatataaaagttcatatgtatatgttttataaatatatatagtagATATTTTAGAAACTGCCATAAAATTCCCACCATTTGAATATTTACAACAAGaacaattttttaaaaaaaattctttttttattttcaatttattatataaaatatggaaaattCTTAATTTATCTGTAAAAGCTACCATTAATAAATGTCCTGAACAATGAATAGATAAATGTAAAGGttcattattaaaagaattttCTAATACTActtctttttttctataattAACAATTCTTAtcatattatcatcataacataatataattaatgGATGTTTTAAACAAACATCAAAATCGTTAATTCTGCTGGAAccaatattatatacaacTGTTTCTAAATCGAAACTATCTTCTTCCTTTCCATTCTCATCTCCTGAAAAATTTCCATTACAACTCTTGTGAATATAACTAGAATGATTTATGttatcaaaattattattactattatgAATTAAATCATTCTCAtcatattctttatttgaattttttaaatcgtctttattatttgtattttttaaatcgtctttattatttgtattttttaaatcgtctttattatttgtatttttaaaatcgtctttattatttgtatttttaaaatcgtctttattatttatattttttaaatcgtctttattatttatattttttaaatcgtcttttttatttatattttttaaatcgtctttattatttgttttatttcTTAAACTTTCATAATTTACTTTCTCATtatttacaaataaaaCTTTCCTTTTGGACACATcatatctttttatatttccatCCTTTTccaaaaaatataacattttttcACAAGACGAAAATAAACAATAACTAttatacaatatattataattaaaacggatataatatttcaataaataacataaatTCACACTTAAGTCAGGAgatttttcatatatataaataaaataattatcaaATACGGAAAAACCTTTATTCATACTTATAAcctttattatttgttgACTACTAAcatgtttattatatattttcaatttctcttttttaacatcataaaaaattatataattatttttattaataagTAGTAATATACCATCATTTAACCAACAACAATTtgtaaaattattatcaatcTTTTCaagttttttattttttatgacAATATCATCTAAATTTTTATCTACATTGtgataaagaaatatatttctaaCTTCATAATTAGATAcaatatcatcattattgttaatattatcaatattataattatctttattttttatggtttctttttttgggtcttttatatttttctgATCATTATCAATAGAAACACATACATCAGTTTTCCCTTCATCATTTATAGGATTTATATctattacattttttaagaCACTTATAGATAATAAAGCAATGTAAGAAGAATTGTGTggatttatatatattccaCATATATTACTAAAAAGAGAAAAGGGGAAAATTTTGCTGAacattaatttttcttttaaccaatcataacataaaaataaactCTTAGTATTTCCATTAGTtatacaataaatatatttattcttagaagaaaaacatatattcattattcTACTTGAATTGTCAGATATTTCTAATGTTaatctttttattaatttatgagtactattagaaaaaatagaaatatagGGTTTGTTTACAGATTTTTCTCCTAATGCTAGTAGTTTTTTATCACTACTAATACCTAAACATATTATACCATAACTATTTTCATGacttaataaaaaagtttgttttttttctataataGAATGTAAAACTCCATTTGTACCTACACAgtaaaaaattaaattatcatctaataaataaaagggattatatatatttttatttatccCATAAGCATATATAGCCTTGGTCAGGTATCTctcttcttcttttttttcaaaagtatacattatataataataagaagaataattacatatatattttattccTATAATTTGTTAATGAAAAGTATGAACAAAAGGAGCGAACAGTAATATggaataaataaataaataaaaatatatatatatatatatatttatttatttatttaacTTTATATTGTATTTAAATAATCCTTATTCTCCTTTAATTTAGAAGAGAATAACTTTTTCTCATGtcctatttttttttttttttttttttttttttcaagagttaatttttatgtttatacACATTTTGTCTAccttaatatattttataaaaatataataaatgttttttatatataccaTTAATAAgagataaaataaaatgaaaataataatatcttataagatatatatatatatatatatatatatatatatatatatatgtttaaagATATAggaattataaaattattattgatagaatttaatttattattattatattttataaagtccattttatatattcaaagGAATTATCAATTTTgctatatttatatacatagTGGGACATAAGAACTCACACACATTTTCActtacatatatatatatatatatatatatattttcattttagaagaactttataaaaaaattatttattttatataatattagatttataattataagataaataaatgaCACATTTCTATTAACCCTTAAGcattataaagaaaaatttcTCCTTATCTCTTTTGATtaacaaattattattattaaggttataattttatacaaatatatatatatatatatatatatatacatagTCATATAAGgtcatatattattattatcatcatattcCCATTTgtttcatataataaatttaaatatatattattattttttataaatacaattttaaattattatataacatattcgtcaaataaaaaagagaaatatataatattaaaaatacaattttaaattattatataacatattcgtcaaataaaaaagagaaatatataatattaaaaatacaatatttattaaatttttttttttttttatctcTTACCATctaaaaaattataagtatatatatatatattacattggtgacaaaaataaaataataaatataataaaataaaacacTTATAcgtatataaaaaaaaaaaataataaatatacttgttttattatatacatttataaattatttatttatttttttttttttcttatatatttatttttctaaATATGTCGCATTTATAAAGGTAGcttatttattaatttatatgcTTTCCCcttcataataattatatttcgtacttttattctttctttcttttttttttttttttttttaataattattaaaattaattgattaatattataatttctttcatttgaaattataatacataaCTAAACATGActaatatatacacataagtatatatttatatatatatatatatatataagtatcCTTTTGAGGGAAATAATTTCTCAATGTAACTTAAAAAGTAATTCATAAAATTTTGTACCATTTAATAATGGGCTTCAACACAgaaacataaaataaaagaaaaaaataaacaagTACGAGAAGggtaaaataaaaataaaaaataaaaaataaaataaacatatttgaaataaacatatttgaaataaacatatttgaaataaacatatttgaaataaacatatttgAAATAAACTTATTATACAAGTGTTATACATGATTATTCAGAATTAATCATATAATGTTTTTgtaaacataatataattgtTAACAACCAAAGagtataaatataagaatatatttatatatttagatatacatataataataatatgtttatataataaactTGAAATGGTCAAGAGTTCGAAAGCGAAAGCAAAACTTTTATTCTGGTGTAAATGCACAcagaagaagaaaaaaaaaagtatatttttataaagaacataatatacaaggaaaataaaatatatatatatatatatatatatgttatatttttttttttttttttttttgttattttccatattaAAATACCAATTTAAAGAAATAGGAAATGAATGTTTTATACATTTTCATTGCTGTACTTATTTTAAATGgtatattaaatatacatgtaagtaaaaaaaaaacaagtTTTTTAAATAACACATATCctattaataaatataaaactattaatataaaaagacATTATAGAAAGATTcaaaatagaaataataaattatatgtatctTTATTTGATGAATATGATGA from Plasmodium gaboni strain SY75 chromosome 14, whole genome shotgun sequence includes:
- a CDS encoding hypothetical protein (conserved Plasmodium protein, unknown function), producing MYTFEKKEEERYLTKAIYAYGINKNIYNPFYLLDDNLIFYCVGTNGVLHSIIEKKQTFLLSHENSYGIICLGISSDKKLLALGEKSVNKPYISIFSNSTHKLIKRLTLEISDNSSRIMNICFSSKNKYIYCITNGNTKSLFLCYDWLKEKLMFSKIFPFSLFSNICGIYINPHNSSYIALLSISVLKNVIDINPINDEGKTDVCVSIDNDQKNIKDPKKETIKNKDNYNIDNINNNDDIVSNYEVRNIFLYHNVDKNLDDIVIKNKKLEKIDNNFTNCCWLNDGILLLINKNNYIIFYDVKKEKLKIYNKHVSSQQIIKVISMNKGFSVFDNYFIYIYEKSPDLSVNLCYLLKYYIRFNYNILYNSYCLFSSCEKMLYFLEKDGNIKRYDVSKRKVLFVNNEKVNYESLRNKTNNKDDLKNINKKDDLKNINNKDDLKNINNKDDFKNTNNKDDFKNTNNKDDLKNTNNKDDLKNTNNKDDLKNSNKEYDENDLIHNSNNNFDNINHSSYIHKSCNGNFSGDENGKEEDSFDLETVVYNIGSSRINDFDVCLKHPLIILCYDDNMIRIVNYRKKEVVLENSFNNEPLHLSIHCSGHLLMVAFTDKLRIFHILYNKLKIKKEFFLKNCSCCKYSNGGNFMAVSKISTIYIYKTYTYELLYVLKSHVNYISDIIWSNNDFSIFSIGQDGYFFEYSLYNNGNKMIEVLQKEKKFLCIDLEFLDDMNKKNFNGECNNLDKKQKKYDNEYNSLNNLTSNEIKNIYISSDDKTIKQFCNSKMECVLECEYIINKILLYKNKFLIATYHNGYFSRIRFYTLPLSGIYLEIPCHILTCVNLKFDINMELLFSCSKDGSIYIFSIEKVENAFIFSQNMKNNQIDMNKQIYSKGHIYNQHDQNDTINVYADNNNTNEIYEHNMKTKRDILNYDDIDRINKIENKKKNVHMNNTDDCNNNNNNNNCDIFNSTIQNNNGGELDDHLSSPKELCLSDLNNDSFKNDNNKNVNLSKEQMKLLENNILLYDLSNKINYSLNEEEKDNEEILIDFFYVQKKNKEYLELEKKINNLKNQMDLEMKNKESIYKNELKKLKKEKNLEIKNLIKINKSLVKEKEKMENTCKESLYELEEKHTYFVNQLNSQFYLTNKISEEKFLKVQEEFDLYKKNSTTEILELKEQHQIQLKELQREKDEQVQKKEDYLQNCIMKYDNLQKEKEQYIKQMEEEVDEEILMITKKYENQIEQLKKDKYDLMGKFKLYEHIESELKENIQEEKDKFIKNNITAKRLHENIDNLKVDLSNLKDNIATKEKEIESKNSEIMNLNKKNEELEKVKIVLTQKIKNLESNLSPKESEIKIMREKIDEMAKCFENNHKKRVNLQIEINEYKMKIKFLHDDLLNYNKTIMNYEKILKNLQDHIKECYLHLHDKKIFNSSFLNLYNKFHKVNDVQNYDAKNVFSEYIRQKEYLENMIEVLKDKLHKETEAFRNEKIKMMNENSLLLKEINDLKMDLNFLKSECHEAQLQNRKMKFLKKRSESKERKKEKKKNKEDNEEKNIDIQ